One Colius striatus isolate bColStr4 chromosome 7, bColStr4.1.hap1, whole genome shotgun sequence DNA segment encodes these proteins:
- the LOC104553415 gene encoding LOW QUALITY PROTEIN: ras-related and estrogen-regulated growth inhibitor-like protein (The sequence of the model RefSeq protein was modified relative to this genomic sequence to represent the inferred CDS: deleted 1 base in 1 codon; substituted 1 base at 1 genomic stop codon), which produces MAPASPLGAVGSSGCSAARXEPHMPLGAAAGSGRARMGLRLPLRRSASFAPDQPPAMDATGPTALRMEANVLVMGADNVGKSALTVRFLTRRFIGEYGDMEFIYSHNLTLDGREILFHIWDVPSSQEQAEEEEKRIQWADSFVLVYSICDRASFNILPLKVQFIKAAKEGQSQEKVPIVIVGNKRDLQHQRAVSSEEGRLLALSLDCGFYEVSAAEAYHGALMVFHGLAERIPDTKLALKKGTGIRGIVKTMSAVFARKRTDSL; this is translated from the exons ATGGCCCCCGCCAGTCCCCTGGGTGCCGTGGGAAGCTCGGGCTGCTCGGCTGCGCGTTGAGAGCCGCACATGCCGCtgggagcggcggcggggagcggccgcGCTCGG ATGGGGCTGCGGCTGCCGCTGCGCCGGAGCGCCAGCTTCGCCCCGGACCAGCCCCCCGCCATGGACGCAACGGGGCCCACCGCCCTCAGGATGGAAGCGAACGTCCTCGTGATGGGGGCGGACAACGTGGGGAAATCAG CTCTGACTGTGCGTTTCCTGACCCGACGCTTTATTGGGGAATACGGAGACATGG aatTCATCTACAGCCATAACCTGACCTTGGATGGCCGAGAGATTCTCTTCCACATCTGGGATGTCCCCAGTTCCCAG gagcaggcagaagaggaggagaagcgTATCCAGTGGGCAGATAGCTTTGTCTTGGTCTACAGCATCTGTGACCGTGCCAGCTTCAACATCCTGCCCCTCAAAGTCCAGTTCATCAAGGCGGCCAAGGAGGGGCAAAGCCAGGAGAAGGTGCCCATCGTCATCGTGGGCAACAAACGAGACCTGCAGCACCAGCGGGCAGTGTCCAGTGAGGAGGGTCGGCTCCTGGCCCTCTCTCTAGACTGTGGTTTCTACGAGGTCTCTGCAGCTGAGGCTTATCACGGGGCCCTCATGGTCTTCCATGGACTGGCTGAGCGCATTCCTGACACCAAACTGGCACTGAAGAAGGGCACAGGGATCCGGGGCATCGTCAAGACCATGTCGGCTGTGTTTGCCCGTAAGCGAACGGACTCTCTCTGA
- the LOC133625798 gene encoding endogenous retrovirus group K member 21 Gag polyprotein-like codes for MQYGLSNPYVQTLLDHIFASGLMTPFDCRKLAETFLKPTQVLLWESEWEKRVDLTVVENMDLQQGDPRRVVTADMMLGKGAFADPQVQARLHEAILQQTQTLARQAFKIVPDMGVPVPSYTTIIQKPNEPFMTFLDRLRAALDHIPNMSAEVKAEIGLHLAVANANHDCKKILQALPRTATLVDMIEACSRVGSSAHLAEAMATALKPLVQAHKGDRRPKCFNCGKIGHVKNQCRSRPLVWTNSSARPSGSNGRFHGNCYRCGKFGHRATECRSRVARQTMHKGNGLTSAKRASAMTQKRPSTPRAAWMASDQPLQEAQEWMWKQQ; via the coding sequence atgcaatatggcttgtccaacccatacgttcagacattactagatcatatttttgccagtgggttaatgactccatttgactgccggaagcttgcagaaactttcctgaagcccactcaggtattattatgggagtctgaatgggaaaaaagagttgatctgacggtggtggaaaacatggacttacaacagggagatccgcggcgagtcgtcacagcagacatgatgctgggtaaaggagcattcgctgatcctcaggtacaagcccggctgcatgaagctatcttgcagcaaacacagacactggcacgtcaGGCATTTAAGATCgttcctgatatgggggtgccagttccctcatatacaactattattcaaaaacctaatgagcctttcatgaccttcttagaccgcctaagagcagctctggatcatataccaaacatgtcggctgaagtaaaggcggaaataggattacacttagcagttgctaacgctaatcatgactgcaaaaagatcctgcaggctctcccgcggacagcaactttggtcgacatgatagaagcctgctctagggtaggatcgtcagcacatttagctgaggcaatggcaacagcattgaaacctttagttcaagcccacaaaggagatcggaggccaaagtgctttaactgtggaaaaataggacacgtgaaaaatcaatgtcggtccagaccattggtatggacaaacagctccgccaggccatctgggtccaatggcagatttcacggtaattgttacagatgtggcaagtttggccatagagccactgagtgccgctctcgagtggccagacaaacaatgcataagggaaacgggttgacgagcgcaaaaagggcgagcgcgatgacacaaaaacgcccttcaacaccaagagctgcctggatggcctcagatcagccactgcaggaagcgcaggagtggatgtggaaacagcagtag